The window TTCGAGTTTTTATCGCAACGAGGTGACCGTGAATTACCTCTTCGAACTGAATCAGAGGGGATTTTAAAAATTATTTCAGTGCTTAGTGTACTAATCGCTGTCTATAATAATCCGAATGCTTGCGTGATCATTGATGAATTAGATTCCGGTATATTTGAATATTTATTAGGCGAGTTGTTAACAGTGATTGATGAGGGTGGGAAAGGACAGCTTATTTTTACATCCCATAATTTACGTGTGTTAGAGGTGCTTGCCATTAAAAACTTATGGTTTACGACGACAAATGAAAATTACCGATATATGCAACTCAAGGGCATTAAAGAAGTGAATAATGCGAGAGATGTCTATTTACGTGCCATTCAGTTAGGTGGACAGGACGAAGAGGTTTATAGGGAAACAAAAACATTTAAAATCAAACGTGCTTTTAGAAAAGCAGGTGTGCAACATGACTAAAAAGGTACTATTGATTATTGTTGAAGGACAAACAGAACAAATTGTGTTAGAAAATTATCTAGATGAACATTTTGTTAATTCAACGATTCGTTTTGATGTGCAACGAGAGGATATCCTAACGAAGTGGGATTCTAAAAAGAATATACCTAATATTAAAAATAGTGTGGGACGAGTTATTCACAACTATTTAGAAAAGTATAAGTTTTTAGCGAAAGATTTAACTGCTGTTGTTCATATTACAGATGCGGATGGATGCTTTATAGCACCAGAATTTGTACAGGTGAAGTCAGATATTGAACAAAATTTATACTACACTGAGGATGCAATATTTGTAAAAACAGAGAAGCGTAAGGAGCAGATTGAACAGCGTAATGAGATGAAGGCAAATAATGCTAAAATTCTAATCGCCAATGATCATTTTAGTATTAACCGGTTAAAAGTACCCTATCAGCTTTTTTATTTTTCAACTAACTTAGAGCATGTTTTGTGGAATGAGCGCAATGAAGTTGCGACTGAAAAAATTCATAAAGCGGATACCTTTATTGACAATTTGTCAGGCTCTATTGAAGAATTTCTTGGAGAATTTCTTCCTGTAAATGCTGCACTTTCTTATAGGAAAAAAATGAAAGAGAGCTGGACGTTTTTAATGGACGGCCGTAATTCTCTTCAACGTGGAACAAATGTGCCATTATTGTTTGAAATGATTAAGTCCAGTGTGCAAAAGTAATGTATGAGAAACTCCCATGAGTGGGAGTTTTTTTATGTGCATAAAGAAATTTTGGAAAAAGTGTAACAATATAAGTGTTCTAGCGACTTATTCGAGAATGGAGAAAGTGGGGTGAAGTTTTGCTGGAGGAGAAAATACAAATTGCACAATTGTATGATGCCTATCATCGTGATGTGTATCATTTTGCGCTTTACTATACGAATAGTAAGCACGAGGCAGAAGATATTACACAAGAGACATTTTTAAAAGTACTTAAACAGCTGAAGCATTTAAAAAATACGGATAAAGTAAAAACGTGGATTTTATCGATTGCTCGAAATACAGCGGTAGATATACATAGAAAACAAAAGATGAAACGCCTATTAACAGAGAAGCTTAATCGGCAGCCAATACTAAAGGACATTCAGGAACCTCCAGAAATAGTAGCAAAAAACGAGCAGTGGCAAACAGTACAAGAAGCTTTAATGACCTTGAAATCACATGATCGCACAATCATTATTTGCCGTATGTTAAAAGACTACACCATTCAAGAAACTTCAGCCATTCTTGGCATTTCGGAAGTGAAGGTACGTGTCGATTTTCATCGGGCTATGGCAAGGTTGCGTAAAAAAGTAGGGAGGGATGATTGATGGAGAATCAAGACCATAAGCTATTCGATGCGCTAAAAAAACGACCTGATAAAGAGCCAGACAAGATCTTTTCTAACCAGTTGCGTCAACATTTGCAAAAAGGTCAAAGCGTGAAAGGAAAACGTTTTTCCTTTGCAACAATACTAACGATTCCAGTAACAATTGCTGTTCTAGCATTTTTAACAATGATTAGTACAGGGCAAACTTTAGAAATAAAAAGTGCAGCACAGCTTACGATCATCCAGGAGAAAAATCTCATTTTTACAGGAGGCCTATGTTTATTGATAGCCCTCTTAGTGTTTATTATTTTTGTTTATAGCAAGGGGTATACGAAAGGAAGACTTGTCTATATGACGTTTTCACTGTCTTTAGTGACATGGGTGGGAAACTTAGTGTACGCCGAGAATCAACGATTAGTAGAGCCTATCGTATTACCTACGTACAGTGATTCTTTTAACTTCGATAATAATCAATTATTATGCACGTCCGAGACAATTATGAGTAGTGAAGAAACCCTACAAACTGTGATAACTGGTCCGTATACGATGCAACAAGAAAATAATTCGTTTTGGAAGATAGATGAGAATGGCTTACTTTTTACTGTGTTAAAGGATGAAAAGTTTGCATTTACTTTTGTAGTAAAAACACCTTCCTACAATAAGAAAGTTTATGATGCATTGCTCACAATACGTAATGATCGAAGTGAGAACTATGAGGTGCTACGTATGATGCCATCCACTTTCAGAGGAAGATATGACCTAATGGGGGAGGCGCAGGGTAATGAAAAATCCTTATGATTATCTAATTGGTGGATTTAGTTTTATTTTTATTGATTTGAGGTTATACGGTGAAATGCCTGATATAGCACCAGATTTTATTGGGTATGCATTTTTGGTCTATGGTATCTATCTATTACCGGTATTTCATAATTTAAAGCGTTGGTCGAAAAATTTTGCCATTATTTTAATGGTGATGTCATTTTTAGTGGAGTTAAATCAATGGTTTGGGTCACTGCTACTTGGGCAAGTCGGCGAACAGTTCATGCAGTTTTTACTGATTGTCTTTATGTATTATGTTTTTCAATTATTGCTACATATTCATGAGAATAAACAATTAGAAGTTAAAACGTTTAAAACGTATCAAAAGTTTATGGCATTGATGCTTTGCGGATTTGTGATTGATGCTTTTTCTATGAATGTTGAGGCTAGCTTGCGGGAAAACCTTTACTTTCTAGGAGCCATACTTCAGATAATAGCATATATACTATTTAGTAACTATTGTCGCGCTGGCTCTAAATACTTTAAAGAAATGAAGAAGGTCCATTCGCTACAATAAGCGCTGGACCTTTATTTTGTATTCTTTGAAAACCCCCTGCTATGCGGGGGGTTCCGGAAAGCTTTTAGCTATGGACAAAAAAAAAACCCCAATCGTACAATAAGGTCAGGTCTGGTCAACCGACTTCGTACGAAAGGAGTCTCCAAAATGGATAATAAAAGTTTAGCACATACAACATGGAATTGTAAGTATCATATCGTCTTCGCACCGAAATACAGAAGACAAGTTATTTATGGTCAAATCAAGGCGGATGTAGGAAGAATACTACGTCAGTTGTGTGAAAGAAAAGGTGTAGAAATTATTGAGGCAACAGCATGTCCGGATCATATACATATGTTGGTGAGTATACCGCCGAAACTAAGTGTATCTTCGTTCATGGGCTATATAAAAGGGAAGAGTAGCTTAATGATTTTCGATCGACATGCCAATTTAAAATATCGATATGGAAATCGACAATTTTGGTGTCGAGGATACTATGTGGATACAGTCGGTCGAAATCGAAAAGTGATTCAAGAGTATATCAAGAACCAATTACAAGAAGATATCCTACATGACCAAATGACAATGAAAGAATTCATTGACCCGTTCACAGGAGAAGAAATCAAGAGAAAGAAAAAATAAGTAAGCCGCTTTAGCGGTTGGTGTGGAAACAGAGTGCGGTTGGCGGACCTTCAGGATGTCTTTAGACATGGGCCAGTACCCCAGCGTTTCACGCGCAGAGCAAACCACCAGTTATACTGGTGGTTCTGAATTTTTTACATGGCTATATTTCTGTAATTTTTCTTGTACGAACTCGAGAAAATTACTACCTAACTATGTATGTTTTACAATGACATGTTTCCTTGTACGATTTCATAAGCTTTATAGGTATGATTTCATCACGCTAAGAAGGAGGCAATCACATTCAAATACATGTTGTACGGGCAGGAGAGTCCATATGGAGTATTGCGCAAGCTTATGGGACAACGGTTCAGAGCATTGTTGACGCCAATCAAATTCCTGATCCCAATCGATTAGTCATTGGGCAAGCACTTGTGATTCCAATTGTGGGGAGTTTTTATTATGTGCAGCCTGGAGATAGTCTATGGTCAATTGGCCACCGCTTTGGCATCAATTATTTAACGCTAGCACAGGTAAACGGTATTAGTCCTAATCAGCCTTTATCAATTGGTATGCGACTTTATATTCCACCAGCTCCGAAAACAAGGGCTGAAACATTGGCTTATTTAGAGCCGAGGGGTACATCTGTAAGTGAAGCACTACTGAGTCAAGCTAGAGAAGCGGGACCTTATCTAACGTATCTTGCATTATTTAGCTATGAGGCAAGGAGAGATGGCACACTAAAGGTGCCACCAAGCCAAGGTGTGCCAGAGATTGCGAATGATACAGGGGCATCTCTGGCGATGGTCATCACCAATTTAGAAGATTTCCGATTTAGTGGTGAGTTAGCAAGGGATATTTTCCAAAGCACGGCTGTACAAGATTTGCTATTTGAAAACATTCTTAAAGAAGCAAAGCGGATAAGTAGCATCAAAGATATTCATTTTGATTTTGAAAATTTACCAGGTGATCAAAAAGAAGCCTACAACAATTTTTTAAAAAGAGCAGTGGAACGTTTCCATGCAGCGGGTTATACGGTCTCTACAGCGCTTGCTCCAAAAACAAGTGCTAACCAGCAAGGTCCGTGGGTTGTTGCGCATGACTACAAAGCCCATGGAGAAATTGTGGACTTTGTATTGCTAATGACTTATGAATGGGGCTATTCTGCGGGACCACCTATGGCAGTGTCCCCACTTCCAGAGGTAGAAGCAGTAGTAAAATATGCGGTAAGCGAGATACCGGCAAACAAAATATTGCTCGGGCAAAATCTATATGGTTATGACTGGACATTGCCCTTTGTACAAGGAGGTCCCATTGCTGAAGCAGTTAGCCCACAAAGAGCTATTGAGATAGCTAAGAAATACAATGCAGCCATTCAATTTGATTGGAGGGCGCAAGCGCCTTTCTTTGAATATTACGACGAGCAGGGGAGAGCACATATTGTTTGGTTTGAAGACGCCAGATCAATACAAGCAAAGTTCAACTTAATTAAACAGTACAAGCTTCGTGGAGTTGGTTATTGGAAGCTAGGCCTACCATTCCCGCAAAATTGGTTATTGATTAGTTCAAACTTCGATGTGGTGAAAAAATGAGGAATTATAGATATTTCTTTTACTCAATACCCAATCTATTTTCTTCGAAGTGGAAATAGTCTGTAAATATCATTCCCAATTTTGGTAATGTAGTATATAATTATGGTAAATAGTATTTTAGGAGGGATATTTTGGGTAAATTTAAAAAGTTAGGTATTATTTTAACATCTACTGCATTCACTGTTGGTGTACTTTCGCCAATTTCTCAAGCTTCTGCAAATGGAAAGGAATCATCAGAGAGAATTGAGATTCAAGTAGCTTCAACGGAGACAAAAGTCACAAAAAGCACGCTTATTAAGCAATTGCGTACACTATTCCCAGACAAATTCAATTTCGTAACAGATAATGATTTCCAAACGGGACGTGGGCATTTCTTTAGAGATGATACGACAATCCGTTACGAATTAAGCTTCCATAAAACAATCAATGGCAAAGATGTTTATGGTAGTTTTACCTTTAAGGGAGACGATTTAGAACTAGAAAATTTCCATTATCAACCTGCTAATATAGCAGATGCTGTCTATCCAGCGAAGTATTCAGAGACTGAGGCACAAAAAATAGCACAGGATTTCCTGAAAAAATTCCCGAATACGGAAAGCTACAAACTTAGAGAAGATGGCTTTGGATTTGGTTATGATTTTAATATGAGTAGACCGTTATCACAGCCGATTAATTATACGTTTGTTTATTCACCAACACATAATGGTGTGCCAATTAGTGATCAGCAAATTTCTATTGACGTTCTTGCCAATGGAGAAATTACAGGTATGTATCGTAATACAGAGTCCATTAGTAAGGCAACGTTCGATAATTTAGAACAGAAAAAGAATGAGGTAGATATTCTTGCGCAGGTTCGTGATAACTTAGCAGTAGAGCTACGTTATTTTATTGACTACAACTATCAAACAGGTGACCGTAATGTAAAGCTTGTCTATATGCCAACTAGTGGTTTCAATGGTGTACATGCTTTAACAGGACAGTGGCAAACAGCGAACGGCTTCTCTTCACAGGTGCCAAAGACGAAAAGTGTAGAAAAGCTTTCAGCACAACCGCTTGCACCGAGAAAGAGTGGCATGACGATAGCAGAAGTTGAAGAATTTGCAAAATCATTCTTGAAAGTCGATGCTGACAAAGCAAAGCTACAGATTGAAATGGTTGACGAAAGAGAAAATGAAAACGGCGAGACAATTTACTCAGTAGGTTATACGTACATGTATGATAATGGTGGCTCAGGTTCATCATTTGAAATTAATAAAGCAACAGGTGAAATTATACAGTACCATGACTTACGTAGAGAATTCACAAAGACAGATGATGCAGCAACTACTATCTCTAAGGATGCTGCACTGACGAAGGCAATCGAATACTTAAAGGAATGGGCTCCATCCTATATGCATGACTATGCGAAGCCAATCGATGAAGTTGTATTTGAGGAATATAGTAAGCAATATTACTTCTCCTTCCCGCGCGTTGTAAATGGCATTGCGGTTGTCGGCGATGAAATGAGTGTAAGTATTAATGCAGATGGTTCACTAGGTTCTTTATGGATTAACAACCAAAAGATTGATAATTGGCCAACTACAAGCAAGGCTATTTCAGCTGATAAAGCAAAAGAATCATATAGCAAGGCACTGAAGTTACAGCTCCAGTATGCTAAGCAAAATAGTGAGGACAAACAGCACTTTGATTTAGTGTATTCTCCAACTTTCGGTGGTAATTTATACAATCAAATCGATGCCATTACTGGTGAATGGCTAAATAGTATAGAAAGTTCAAAAGAGACACCAGTAATTTCTCACCCGACAGCTGCGGATGAGTTGAATTACTTATTAAGCCAAAATGTGTTAGAAGTTAAAGACCCAGCAAGTTTTAATGCGGATACAGCTGTGACAAAGGGAGAAGCGTTGAAAATTATGCTAAAATCTATGACCTATGGCTATTTTGGTTCGTATAGCGAAGGTGATAAGCAATCCTTCAATAATATAGATAAAAACCATCCATTGTATGCTATCGTTGAACAAGCTGTAACTATGGGCATTTTACAACCAGCTGATCAATTTGCAGTAGATACAACATTGACTCGTCAAGAGCTTGCAGAATGGTATGTCCGTGTACTACGTTTAGAAAATGCTGCAAAGCATAGCGACATTTACAAGTTAAACTTCGCTGATGCAGGCACTATTGATCCAAAGTACGCAGGGTACGTAGCTTTAGCAAGTGCAATGGGATTAATCGATGCGCAGCAAAATAACTTTAATGCGACTGAAAAAGTGACATATGCTGATCTAGCAGTTTCGACAATTCGTTTAGCACGTGCAATTCACGAGAACGACAGTAACCGTAATTACTATTATTAATTTAATTTTATTCAGTAGATGAATACTGTTTAGCTGAAAGGGCATCTCCTAATGTTGGGAGATGTCCTTTTTCGGTTAGTTTACACTCCATTTGGGAATGATAATGTTAGAAAGGAGTGTAAGTGATGGGAAGTTTTAAGTTTTTATTAGCAGCGCTTTTACTAGCAGGAGTGCTTTATGGTTGTAATAAGGATGAGGTAAAAAATGTACCCGCTAATGCTCCTACTGAGCAAAATACTACGCAACAAGTGAACGAAAATGCGACTGAGGTAACGGAGTTTAACTTTCTAGAATTTTCATTAGATGTTGATTATTCAGCAACAGAGTCATATGATGTAGAATTTGAAAATAAAAAATCTGGTATCGAGGCAAAGTTAACAGATGATCGTAATAATGAAAGGTTGCAAGGTGATGAGGCTTATACGAAGCTAGAGCCGTTATTTAAACAGTTGACATTCGATTCGACAACGCCAAATGATAAAGTGATTGAACAGGTAATTTCAGTGTTTCATATTGCAGACGACTTCCAATCCATTGAAGTTGAAGTGGAGTTTGCTGATGGCACAGAAAAGGAATTTAAACAAATGAAGTAAATATAGTTTCCTATGCATTAATTTGTGTAGGGAACTTATTATTGATGCGACGAGAAACATGTGACTTCAGCCGTGGGCGGGTTAAAGCTAGTAAGAAAGATAAGGAAAAGTGATTGATGTTTGATAGGCTATGTGTTATTATTATCTCGAATTAAAGATATTTAATTTCGAGGTAAATGAAATGAGGGAGTCGTATGAAGGAAGACAATCGTAATTTAAAAGCATTTACGGTCATGTTCCGAGCCTATCAAGCAATTCAAGATGCGACAAAGAAGGATTTACTTCATTATGATTTAAATCAAACAGAATTTGGGGTACTTGAATTTTTGTACCACTATGGCGAACAGCCGATTCAAGTCATTGGTAAGAAAATATTAATTGCTAGCAGTAGTATTACGTATGTTATTGATAAGCTTGAGCAGAAGGGCCTTGTTTGTCGTCGTGCATGTCCAAGAGATCGTCGTGTTACCTATGCATTGTTAACAGATGAAGGACAAGTATTAATGGCAAGAATTTTTCCACAGCATGAGCACATTATAAATGAAATTTTTGAAGTATTAGATATACATGAAGTGGAAACAATGATCCTGTTACTTAAAAAGGTCGGCCATAATGCCGCTAAAAAATAAAATTTTTTAACCATATATCTCGAAATCGAGATAAATAGGAGGAGCTAATACTATGAATCACTTAAAAGGAATCCACCACGTTACAGCTATTACAAGTAGCGCTGAAGAAAACTACAAATTTTTTACGTATGTGTTAGGCATGCGTTTAGTGAAAAAAACGGTCAATCAAGATGACATTCAAACGTATCACTTATTCTTTGCAGATGATAAAGGTAGTGCAGGAACAGATATGACATTCTTTGACTTCCCGAATATTCCAAAGGGAGTTCATGGCACAAATGAAATTTCAAAAACATCTTTCCGTGTGCCAACTGATGTAGCCTTAGACTATTGGGTAAAACGATTTGATCGTCTAAATATTAAACATACGGGCATTAAAGAGCAATTCGGAAAGCAAACTTTATCTTTTGCTGATTTTGATGATCAACACTATCAACTTATTTCTGATGAAAACAACACAGGTGTTGTATCAGGCACACCATGGCAAGACGGACCAATCCCTCTCGAATATGCAATTACAGGATTAGGTCCAGTATTTGTGCGTGTTGCTGATTTAAAATATTTTAAAGACATGCTAGAAAAAGTAATGCTCTTCACAGAAATTGCAAATGAAGGTGACTATCACTTATTCGAGGTAGGCGAGGGCGGTAATGGTGCACAAATAGTGGTAGAATATAACACTGTTTTACCAGTAGCTCGTCAAGGTTTTGGTACTGTGCATCATGCTGCATTCCGTGTTGCAGATCGTGCTGTTTTAGATGAATGGACAGAGCGTTTAGAAGGTTTTGGCTTCCATACATCTGGATACGTAAACCGTCACTTCTTTGAATCACTGTATGCGCGTGTGGCACCTCAAATATTATTTGAATGGGCAACAGATGGTCCAGGTTTTATGGGCGATGAACCTTATGAAACGCTAGGTGAAAAATTATCATTGCCACCTTTCTTAGAAGCTAAACGTGACCAAATTGAAGAGCTAGTACGCCCTAT of the Lysinibacillus fusiformis genome contains:
- a CDS encoding RNA polymerase sigma factor, with translation MLEEKIQIAQLYDAYHRDVYHFALYYTNSKHEAEDITQETFLKVLKQLKHLKNTDKVKTWILSIARNTAVDIHRKQKMKRLLTEKLNRQPILKDIQEPPEIVAKNEQWQTVQEALMTLKSHDRTIIICRMLKDYTIQETSAILGISEVKVRVDFHRAMARLRKKVGRDD
- the tnpA gene encoding IS200/IS605 family transposase, with the translated sequence MDNKSLAHTTWNCKYHIVFAPKYRRQVIYGQIKADVGRILRQLCERKGVEIIEATACPDHIHMLVSIPPKLSVSSFMGYIKGKSSLMIFDRHANLKYRYGNRQFWCRGYYVDTVGRNRKVIQEYIKNQLQEDILHDQMTMKEFIDPFTGEEIKRKKK
- a CDS encoding glycosyl hydrolase family 18 protein, whose protein sequence is MGQALVIPIVGSFYYVQPGDSLWSIGHRFGINYLTLAQVNGISPNQPLSIGMRLYIPPAPKTRAETLAYLEPRGTSVSEALLSQAREAGPYLTYLALFSYEARRDGTLKVPPSQGVPEIANDTGASLAMVITNLEDFRFSGELARDIFQSTAVQDLLFENILKEAKRISSIKDIHFDFENLPGDQKEAYNNFLKRAVERFHAAGYTVSTALAPKTSANQQGPWVVAHDYKAHGEIVDFVLLMTYEWGYSAGPPMAVSPLPEVEAVVKYAVSEIPANKILLGQNLYGYDWTLPFVQGGPIAEAVSPQRAIEIAKKYNAAIQFDWRAQAPFFEYYDEQGRAHIVWFEDARSIQAKFNLIKQYKLRGVGYWKLGLPFPQNWLLISSNFDVVKK
- a CDS encoding YcdB/YcdC domain-containing protein translates to MGKFKKLGIILTSTAFTVGVLSPISQASANGKESSERIEIQVASTETKVTKSTLIKQLRTLFPDKFNFVTDNDFQTGRGHFFRDDTTIRYELSFHKTINGKDVYGSFTFKGDDLELENFHYQPANIADAVYPAKYSETEAQKIAQDFLKKFPNTESYKLREDGFGFGYDFNMSRPLSQPINYTFVYSPTHNGVPISDQQISIDVLANGEITGMYRNTESISKATFDNLEQKKNEVDILAQVRDNLAVELRYFIDYNYQTGDRNVKLVYMPTSGFNGVHALTGQWQTANGFSSQVPKTKSVEKLSAQPLAPRKSGMTIAEVEEFAKSFLKVDADKAKLQIEMVDERENENGETIYSVGYTYMYDNGGSGSSFEINKATGEIIQYHDLRREFTKTDDAATTISKDAALTKAIEYLKEWAPSYMHDYAKPIDEVVFEEYSKQYYFSFPRVVNGIAVVGDEMSVSINADGSLGSLWINNQKIDNWPTTSKAISADKAKESYSKALKLQLQYAKQNSEDKQHFDLVYSPTFGGNLYNQIDAITGEWLNSIESSKETPVISHPTAADELNYLLSQNVLEVKDPASFNADTAVTKGEALKIMLKSMTYGYFGSYSEGDKQSFNNIDKNHPLYAIVEQAVTMGILQPADQFAVDTTLTRQELAEWYVRVLRLENAAKHSDIYKLNFADAGTIDPKYAGYVALASAMGLIDAQQNNFNATEKVTYADLAVSTIRLARAIHENDSNRNYYY
- a CDS encoding YusW family protein → MGSFKFLLAALLLAGVLYGCNKDEVKNVPANAPTEQNTTQQVNENATEVTEFNFLEFSLDVDYSATESYDVEFENKKSGIEAKLTDDRNNERLQGDEAYTKLEPLFKQLTFDSTTPNDKVIEQVISVFHIADDFQSIEVEVEFADGTEKEFKQMK
- a CDS encoding MarR family winged helix-turn-helix transcriptional regulator: MKEDNRNLKAFTVMFRAYQAIQDATKKDLLHYDLNQTEFGVLEFLYHYGEQPIQVIGKKILIASSSITYVIDKLEQKGLVCRRACPRDRRVTYALLTDEGQVLMARIFPQHEHIINEIFEVLDIHEVETMILLLKKVGHNAAKK
- a CDS encoding ring-cleaving dioxygenase, with product MNHLKGIHHVTAITSSAEENYKFFTYVLGMRLVKKTVNQDDIQTYHLFFADDKGSAGTDMTFFDFPNIPKGVHGTNEISKTSFRVPTDVALDYWVKRFDRLNIKHTGIKEQFGKQTLSFADFDDQHYQLISDENNTGVVSGTPWQDGPIPLEYAITGLGPVFVRVADLKYFKDMLEKVMLFTEIANEGDYHLFEVGEGGNGAQIVVEYNTVLPVARQGFGTVHHAAFRVADRAVLDEWTERLEGFGFHTSGYVNRHFFESLYARVAPQILFEWATDGPGFMGDEPYETLGEKLSLPPFLEAKRDQIEELVRPIDTVRSTISFDKEYE